From the genome of Romeriopsis navalis LEGE 11480:
CTGCACCGGCTCTAGCTCCGACATCCGGAAGGTGATCAACTTATCCCAGTTCCCACCTTCAAACAGCACGGCCACTTTGCCATCAACGACACGCTGCACGAGTCCTTGGAAATCGTAGTAAATATCATCAACATTGGTGACTTTGACCAGCGAACCGGGAAGAATCATGGCACTTCAGTACTAAAAAGCTTTGCCTAATATTCTACAGGAATCCCCCTCCGACTGCTATCACTAGATTAAATCCCTTCAATCGAGTCGCCATGCAAAACGACACACCACTCTACCAACTTGATCCGACGAACCGCTTCACGCATCGAACTCAGGATTATGACGCTTATCGTCCCACCTATCCATCGGCCGCGATCGATGCAATTTTAGAAGACATCACCCCGCAGACCGTTGCCGATATTGGTGCAGGTACAGGTATTTCTAGTCGGTTACTCGCTGACCGTAACCTTAAAGTCTGGGCCGTCGAACCCAATGCGGCAATGCGCGCGACGGGCAGCAAGCAACCCAATATCACAGCCTGGGAAGGCACAGCGGAACAAACTGGACTGGCCGATAACTCGATGGATTTAGTCACATCATTCCAGGCATTTCACTGGTTCAAACATAACGACGCCCTGCCGGAATTACAGCGCATTCTCAAACCCAACGGTCGGCTGGCTGTGGTCTGGAATAATCGCGATCGCACGGATGAATTCACCAAACGCTACGGCCAAGTCTTGCAAAGTGTCTCCAGCAAGCCCGTCGGACTGGGCCGATTATCCGACGCAACACCGATTCGCCAGACAAATCCTTACTTCACCAATTTGCGCGAAATCTCAATTCCACACCAGCAAGCACTCACCCTGGAAGCGTTAATTGGCCTTGCAAACAGTCGCTCGTACACACCACAACAGGGAGCAGCCAAAGATTTACTGCATCACCGATTGGCCGAGTTACATCGAGCCTTTGCCAACAACGCGGGGATCGCATATCTGCAATACCAGGCCAATATTTTTTTAGCGGACCCGGCCTAGCTGATCCAAATTAACTAATTCGGCTGAACTGATCCGGCCTAGTTGACCCGCGATCGACTAATCCACAGCGCGACGATCGCCACCAGTAAGGAAAACAGCCCCACGACAAACCCACCGGAAAAGGGCAACTTAC
Proteins encoded in this window:
- a CDS encoding class I SAM-dependent methyltransferase — encoded protein: MQNDTPLYQLDPTNRFTHRTQDYDAYRPTYPSAAIDAILEDITPQTVADIGAGTGISSRLLADRNLKVWAVEPNAAMRATGSKQPNITAWEGTAEQTGLADNSMDLVTSFQAFHWFKHNDALPELQRILKPNGRLAVVWNNRDRTDEFTKRYGQVLQSVSSKPVGLGRLSDATPIRQTNPYFTNLREISIPHQQALTLEALIGLANSRSYTPQQGAAKDLLHHRLAELHRAFANNAGIAYLQYQANIFLADPA